In Deltaproteobacteria bacterium, the genomic stretch CATACCTTGTCTTAAAGGACCTCCGGTGCCAGGGAGATGATCTTCATGAACCTCTTCGCCCGTAATTCCCTGGCTACAGGGCCGAAGATCCGTGTGCCAATGGGTTCATTGAGCTGGTTGATCAAAACGGCCGAATTGTCGTCAAACTTTATATAGGAACCGTCAGGCCTCCTTACCCCCTTTCTGGTCCTCACAACCACGGCCCTCACTACATCACCCTTCTTTATCTTGGAGTTGGGGACGGCATCCTTTACCGAGACCACAATGATGTCGCCCAAAGAGGCGTATTTTCTTTTCGAGCTCCCCAAGACTTTTATACAGCCGACCTTTCTCGCCCCTGAATTGTCGGCCACATCCAAAACGGTCCTCATCTGGATCATAACTATCCCTTAGATCTCCGGCGTCTTTTCGATAATCTCTTTTACCTTCCACCTCTTGGTCTTGCTGAGGGGGCGGGTCTCCACGATCAAGACCTTGTCGCCGACATTACATCTATTTTCCTCATCATGGGCCTTATATGTGGTGTAACGCTTGATATATTTCTTGTATACGGGGTGCCGGACTAGGCGTTCCACCTTTACGGTCACCGTCTTGCCCATTTTGTCGCTGGCCACTATACCTATCTCCCTCTTTCTAATCCCCCGCCTTTTCACTTTTCCCCTCTATCCCTTCTCGCGTAGGATGGTCTTGACCCTGGCGATATCATGCTTGAC encodes the following:
- the rpsQ gene encoding 30S ribosomal protein S17 codes for the protein MKRRGIRKREIGIVASDKMGKTVTVKVERLVRHPVYKKYIKRYTTYKAHDEENRCNVGDKVLIVETRPLSKTKRWKVKEIIEKTPEI
- the rplN gene encoding 50S ribosomal protein L14, with the translated sequence MIQMRTVLDVADNSGARKVGCIKVLGSSKRKYASLGDIIVVSVKDAVPNSKIKKGDVVRAVVVRTRKGVRRPDGSYIKFDDNSAVLINQLNEPIGTRIFGPVARELRAKRFMKIISLAPEVL